One part of the Vigna radiata var. radiata cultivar VC1973A unplaced genomic scaffold, Vradiata_ver6 scaffold_433, whole genome shotgun sequence genome encodes these proteins:
- the LOC106778710 gene encoding uncharacterized protein LOC106778710: MPDRPPPPIERFDGTSDPEHHIRNFMESMAFYSRSDPVKCRAFSLSLKGEALEWYYTLPPNSVDCFHTVTTLFRKQYAINRRQEVTSTKLVNLKQEKDETLRAFMQRYNEAAKRVKGVNHTFIINNLPNCLRPGYVSEYLYAKQLNSMEELQERMTKFIRMKDMQISQRKQQREADIGGKRKDNNQTFSSCDKGGGS; encoded by the coding sequence ATGCCCGACCGACCTCCGCCACCAATAGAAAGGTTCGATGGCACCTCAGACCCGGAACACCACATCAGAAACTTCATGGAATCTATGGCTTTCTACTCCAGAAGTGATCCAGTCAAATGTAGGGCTTTTTCCCTATCTTTGAAGGGTGAAGCACTAGAATGGTACTATACCCTTCCCCCTAATTCAGTAGACTGCTTTCACACTGTCACCACCTTGTTCAGAAAACAATATGCGATCAACCGAAGGCAGGAGGTGACCTCGACGAAACTTGTTAACCTCAAACAAGAAAAGGACGAGACACTTAGAGCATTCATGCAGAGATACAACGAGGCAGCGAAACGAGTGAAGGGTGTCAATCATacattcatcatcaacaatctGCCTAATTGCTTGAGACCGGGCTACGTCTCAGAATACCTATATGCCAAACAACTCAATTCGATGGAGGAACTTCAGGAAAGAATGACTAAGTTCATTCGAATGAAGGATATGCAAATCTCACAAAGAAAGCAACAACGAGAAGCTGATATAGGCGGAAAGAGAAAGGACAACAACCAAACGTTCAGCAGTTGCGACAAGGGAGGAGGCTCTTGA